The following are encoded together in the Leuconostoc mesenteroides subsp. mesenteroides ATCC 8293 genome:
- the trpB gene encoding tryptophan synthase subunit beta — protein sequence MTRKGYYGEYGGQFVPELLMPAINEVTEAFNKYKEDPAFKSELKDLFDNYANRPSMLYYAKNMSEDLGGAQIYLKREDLNHTGAHKINNVLGQALIAKKMGKTRLIAETGAGQHGVATATAAALFGMEAEIFMGKEDTERQALNVYRMELLGAKVHAVTTGTQVLKDAVNATFQDWTKRIDDTFYVLGSAVGPYPFPEMVKYFQSVISEEARRQFLEMTGKLPDAVIAAVGGGSNAIGAFAKFIDDAEVELIGVEAAGKGVKTDQTAATMALGSKGVFHGMKSQFLQSADGQIDPVYSISAGLDYPGIGPEHVYLKDIHRATYVPITDDEAVDAFEYIAKTEGVIAAIESAHAVAYAMKLAPKMRKDQQIMVNLSGRGDKDVAAIARYKGVDIHE from the coding sequence ATGACAAGAAAAGGTTATTACGGAGAATATGGGGGACAATTTGTTCCAGAATTGCTAATGCCAGCAATTAATGAAGTCACAGAGGCATTCAATAAATATAAAGAGGATCCAGCTTTTAAAAGTGAATTGAAAGATTTATTCGACAATTACGCGAACCGACCATCTATGTTATATTATGCAAAAAATATGTCTGAAGACTTAGGTGGTGCGCAAATTTATCTAAAGAGAGAAGATTTAAATCACACTGGTGCTCATAAAATTAACAATGTTTTAGGGCAAGCATTAATTGCCAAAAAAATGGGTAAAACACGTTTAATTGCTGAAACAGGTGCCGGACAACATGGCGTGGCAACAGCTACGGCTGCGGCATTGTTTGGTATGGAAGCAGAAATTTTTATGGGCAAGGAGGATACAGAACGACAGGCGTTGAATGTTTATCGCATGGAGCTACTAGGGGCCAAAGTTCATGCGGTGACAACAGGAACACAAGTCTTAAAAGATGCAGTGAACGCAACATTTCAAGACTGGACAAAAAGAATTGATGATACTTTCTATGTACTTGGTTCAGCGGTTGGTCCATATCCCTTCCCAGAAATGGTTAAATATTTCCAATCGGTTATAAGTGAGGAAGCCAGAAGGCAATTCTTAGAAATGACTGGAAAACTGCCAGACGCTGTAATTGCTGCCGTTGGTGGTGGATCGAATGCAATTGGTGCTTTCGCTAAGTTCATTGATGACGCAGAAGTGGAATTGATTGGCGTTGAAGCCGCTGGAAAAGGCGTAAAAACTGATCAAACAGCTGCAACCATGGCACTAGGTTCAAAAGGTGTTTTTCATGGTATGAAATCCCAATTTTTACAATCAGCCGATGGGCAAATTGATCCTGTTTACAGTATTTCTGCAGGATTGGACTATCCTGGCATCGGACCGGAGCATGTTTATCTAAAGGATATTCACCGAGCAACTTATGTACCGATTACAGATGATGAAGCAGTTGATGCATTTGAATACATTGCAAAAACAGAGGGTGTAATTGCTGCAATTGAAAGCGCACACGCAGTAGCCTATGCAATGAAATTAGCACCAAAAATGAGAAAAGATCAACAAATAATGGTTAATCTGAGTGGTCGAGGTGACAAAGACGTTGCTGCGATAGCCCGTTATAAAGGAGTTGATATTCATGAGTAA
- a CDS encoding aldose 1-epimerase family protein, which yields MITLENKHLIVKINPEGAELTSVWHKNAELEYIWTADPKYWGRHASNLFPIVGRLRGDQFRVAGETYYMNQHGFARNMLFDVVEQSENKAVFRIVDSESTHRVYPFKFQLDISYELTEDDTLHIAYIVHNPDKEETLFFSVGGHPAFNLPLDGGKFSDYYLSIEPEKIYDRVRLVGPYSNPNHPTPFNASIPLRLRQEDYHDDAIILKLNRQKTSFLLARLANQHGLRMTLDNAQFIGVWTPAGKQAPFIALEPWWGLADTVDATGNFKEKFGSNVLAAGDTFNGTYSLQFF from the coding sequence ATGATAACGCTAGAAAATAAACACCTCATTGTGAAAATTAATCCAGAAGGCGCCGAATTAACAAGTGTCTGGCATAAAAATGCTGAATTAGAATATATATGGACTGCAGACCCTAAATATTGGGGACGACATGCTTCAAATCTGTTCCCTATTGTGGGCCGATTACGTGGCGATCAATTTAGAGTTGCGGGTGAGACGTATTACATGAACCAACATGGTTTTGCACGTAATATGTTATTTGATGTTGTTGAACAAAGTGAAAATAAGGCTGTTTTTCGTATTGTTGACTCTGAGTCGACGCATCGTGTATATCCTTTTAAGTTTCAATTAGATATCAGTTATGAATTAACAGAGGATGACACACTACATATTGCTTATATCGTACATAATCCCGATAAAGAAGAAACCCTATTCTTTAGTGTGGGTGGACATCCGGCCTTTAATTTGCCACTTGATGGAGGAAAGTTTTCGGACTACTATCTGTCAATTGAGCCTGAAAAAATATATGATCGTGTACGTTTAGTTGGACCATATTCCAATCCAAACCATCCCACGCCTTTTAATGCTAGTATTCCACTACGTCTGCGTCAAGAAGACTATCATGATGATGCTATTATTTTGAAACTCAATCGACAAAAGACGTCATTTTTGTTGGCTCGTTTGGCTAATCAACATGGATTGCGTATGACGTTAGACAATGCGCAATTTATCGGCGTTTGGACACCTGCTGGTAAACAAGCACCATTTATTGCGCTTGAACCATGGTGGGGGTTGGCTGACACGGTAGATGCAACAGGTAACTTTAAAGAGAAATTTGGTTCAAATGTTTTAGCTGCCGGCGACACGTTTAATGGCACCTATAGTCTACAGTTTTTCTAA
- the xerC gene encoding tyrosine recombinase XerC, whose amino-acid sequence MTTREEQLYHDYLESERQYSPQTLKAYLTDIAEFKNYLHESGGFTKFGEVQTLDVRVYLNDLYEKKLARTTISRKISSLRMFYQFLITNQFAIDNPFDSISLKKHQNQLPDFFYEDELHELFDVAYNHEDYLWERNAALLEFLYATGIRVAEIAGLTLSQLDFSQRLVLIHGKGNKDRYVPFGHFAENIMKEYITDLRASLTVNQEHEYVFVNHRGEPITPAGITYILNQLMQRSALTGKIHPHMLRHTFATHLINRGADMRTVQELLGHVNLSTTQMYTHVTRESLQKNYQNFFPRANK is encoded by the coding sequence ATGACAACACGTGAAGAACAACTTTATCATGATTATTTAGAATCAGAACGTCAATATTCACCGCAAACCTTAAAAGCTTATTTAACAGATATTGCTGAATTTAAGAATTATTTGCATGAAAGTGGCGGATTTACAAAATTTGGAGAAGTTCAAACTTTAGATGTACGTGTCTATTTGAATGATTTATATGAAAAAAAGTTGGCTCGTACAACTATCTCTAGAAAGATTAGCAGTTTGCGAATGTTTTATCAATTTTTAATTACTAATCAATTTGCCATTGATAATCCATTTGATAGTATTTCATTAAAAAAACATCAGAACCAATTACCAGATTTTTTTTACGAAGATGAACTGCATGAACTTTTTGATGTGGCCTACAATCATGAAGATTATTTGTGGGAACGTAATGCAGCTTTACTTGAATTTTTATATGCTACTGGAATAAGAGTGGCTGAAATTGCTGGATTGACGTTATCTCAGTTGGATTTTTCGCAGCGCCTGGTGCTCATTCATGGTAAGGGAAATAAAGATCGTTATGTTCCTTTTGGGCATTTTGCAGAAAATATTATGAAAGAATACATTACAGATTTGCGTGCATCCTTAACAGTAAATCAAGAACATGAATATGTATTTGTAAATCATCGTGGCGAGCCAATTACACCAGCTGGCATTACTTACATTTTAAACCAGTTAATGCAACGTTCTGCATTGACTGGTAAAATTCATCCACATATGTTGCGTCATACTTTTGCGACCCATTTGATTAATCGAGGTGCAGATATGAGAACGGTTCAGGAACTGTTGGGTCATGTTAATTTGTCAACGACACAAATGTATACCCATGTGACGCGAGAAAGTTTACAAAAAAATTATCAAAATTTCTTTCCGCGAGCCAATAAGTAA
- a CDS encoding PFL family protein, which translates to METKQIQETINMVEEEHLDIRTVTMGISLLDTIAGDPQQTAKNIYKKVTTYAKDLIKVAEQIEREYGIPITNKRISVTPIALIAGHATPDDMLYYAHALDDAAKAVGVDFIGGYSALVQKGFANGDLALIKSLPRALTETDLVMSSVNIGSTKAGINLDAIKLMGETVKGISEKSDTANAKLVIFANAVEDNPFMAGAFHGVSEADVVINVGVSGPGVVKRALEKVKGESIQVVAETVKKTAFKITRVGQMVGALAAERLGVEFGIVDLSLAPTPARGDSVAEVLEEIGLEQVGTHGTTAALMLLNDAVKKGGVMASQRVGGLSGAFIPVSEDAGMIDAAKEGTLTLSKLEAMTAVCSVGLDMIAIPGDTSATTISAMIADEAAIGVQNNKTTAVRILPTLGTKVGDMVDYGGLLGTAPVMPVVEKSSADFINRGGHIPAPIHSFKN; encoded by the coding sequence ATGGAAACAAAGCAAATACAAGAAACAATCAACATGGTCGAGGAAGAACATCTTGATATCCGCACAGTTACAATGGGTATTTCGTTGCTCGACACAATCGCAGGTGATCCACAACAAACTGCAAAAAATATATATAAGAAAGTTACAACATATGCGAAGGACTTGATAAAAGTTGCTGAGCAAATTGAACGTGAATATGGTATTCCAATTACAAACAAACGCATCAGTGTAACGCCAATTGCGTTGATTGCAGGTCATGCAACACCCGATGATATGCTTTATTACGCACACGCTTTGGATGATGCGGCTAAAGCAGTGGGTGTTGATTTCATTGGTGGTTATTCAGCATTGGTCCAAAAAGGTTTTGCCAATGGGGATTTGGCATTAATTAAATCGTTACCTCGTGCGCTAACAGAAACCGATTTAGTGATGTCGAGTGTTAATATTGGTTCAACTAAAGCAGGTATAAACCTTGATGCAATTAAATTGATGGGCGAAACTGTAAAAGGAATTTCTGAAAAATCCGATACAGCTAATGCCAAGCTAGTTATTTTTGCAAATGCTGTCGAAGATAATCCTTTCATGGCTGGTGCTTTTCATGGTGTCAGTGAAGCCGATGTTGTGATTAACGTTGGTGTTTCTGGGCCTGGCGTTGTAAAACGTGCACTGGAAAAGGTAAAAGGCGAATCTATTCAAGTAGTTGCCGAAACTGTCAAAAAGACAGCTTTCAAAATTACACGTGTTGGACAGATGGTGGGTGCACTAGCTGCTGAACGACTTGGAGTTGAATTTGGAATTGTCGATTTGAGTTTGGCCCCTACACCTGCACGAGGTGATTCTGTAGCTGAAGTTCTTGAAGAAATTGGTCTTGAACAAGTAGGAACGCACGGAACTACAGCTGCATTAATGCTATTGAATGACGCTGTTAAAAAGGGTGGTGTTATGGCTTCGCAACGTGTTGGCGGCCTATCCGGTGCATTTATTCCAGTTTCAGAGGATGCTGGTATGATTGATGCAGCAAAAGAAGGTACATTGACGTTATCAAAGCTTGAAGCAATGACTGCTGTTTGTTCGGTTGGATTAGATATGATTGCTATTCCAGGAGATACTAGTGCAACGACAATTAGTGCAATGATCGCTGATGAAGCCGCTATTGGTGTACAAAATAATAAAACTACGGCTGTCCGTATTTTGCCAACTTTGGGTACAAAGGTTGGTGATATGGTTGATTATGGTGGGTTGTTAGGTACTGCTCCAGTTATGCCAGTTGTAGAAAAGTCAAGTGCAGACTTTATCAATCGTGGCGGACACATTCCAGCACCGATTCATTCATTTAAAAACTAA
- a CDS encoding ACT domain-containing protein — protein sequence MSKAVVTVVGKDKPGIIAGVANTLADHNINILDVSQTIMSDIFTMSMLINLEELEGQFNVLQDDLNKLGADLGVTIHTQREEIFDAMSRV from the coding sequence ATGAGTAAAGCAGTTGTAACAGTTGTTGGTAAAGATAAGCCGGGAATTATTGCTGGGGTGGCTAACACGTTAGCGGATCACAACATCAACATTTTAGATGTTTCTCAAACGATTATGAGTGATATTTTCACGATGAGTATGCTAATTAATTTAGAAGAATTAGAAGGGCAATTCAACGTGTTGCAAGATGATTTGAATAAGTTAGGGGCTGATTTAGGCGTTACTATTCATACGCAACGTGAAGAAATATTTGATGCGATGAGTAGAGTTTAA
- a CDS encoding nucleoside 2-deoxyribosyltransferase → MSKNVYLASPFFDKEQIERVERVEKALAANQTLSSVFSPREHQHEEFEMFGPEWRVATYNGDIEAINQADVMVAVIDYVGQEVDPGTAWEFGYAVAKNIPVIVVKEKAGAVNLMMGMPLTAYITDISDLETYDFDATPKIEFSGEIF, encoded by the coding sequence ATGTCAAAAAATGTTTATCTTGCGAGTCCATTCTTCGATAAAGAGCAAATTGAGCGTGTTGAACGTGTTGAAAAAGCTTTAGCAGCCAATCAAACATTAAGTTCTGTTTTTTCACCACGCGAACACCAACACGAAGAATTTGAAATGTTTGGCCCGGAGTGGCGTGTCGCAACCTACAACGGCGATATTGAGGCAATTAACCAAGCTGACGTCATGGTAGCGGTTATTGATTATGTAGGGCAGGAAGTAGATCCAGGAACTGCTTGGGAGTTTGGCTACGCAGTAGCCAAAAACATTCCGGTTATTGTTGTTAAAGAAAAAGCTGGTGCAGTCAATCTAATGATGGGAATGCCATTAACGGCTTATATCACGGATATCTCAGATTTGGAAACTTACGACTTTGATGCAACGCCAAAGATTGAATTTAGTGGTGAAATCTTTTAA
- a CDS encoding hydroxymethylglutaryl-CoA synthase, translated as MAIGIDKLSFYTSEYVLDLVELAQRRGVDPNKYTIGIGQDKQSVIPNYEDVVTMGANAAAKIIDNDDRQQIDLIIFATESGIDNSKSSALYVQKLLNLSEFSRTIEIKQACYAGTFGLMQARDYVASHSGKRVLVIASDIARYGLNTPGEVTQGGGAVAMIVSESPHIATINSDSVYMSRDVADFWRPIDRTEAIVDGHLSTDIYKEMFLTLWQRYKDQSGRTIADFAGFTFHLPYTKMGKKAFDQIIDEADERTQGRLLKNLKASQKFSREVGNLYTGSVYLSLLSLLSYAQDLVAGEQLAIFSYGSGAEAELYSITLQENFFKYVPANETKNELADRKKVSVDQYEQIFNSQLLDSHENVSSDHPDADHFQFLGWQNGERQYK; from the coding sequence ATGGCAATTGGAATTGATAAATTATCATTTTACACATCTGAATATGTATTAGATTTGGTAGAATTAGCTCAGCGACGTGGGGTGGATCCGAATAAATATACTATTGGTATTGGTCAAGATAAACAATCGGTGATACCGAATTATGAAGATGTCGTAACAATGGGTGCTAACGCGGCTGCAAAAATTATTGATAATGATGATCGTCAGCAGATTGATTTGATTATTTTTGCCACTGAATCTGGTATCGATAATTCAAAATCAAGCGCATTATATGTTCAAAAATTACTTAATTTGTCTGAATTTTCGCGAACAATTGAGATTAAACAAGCATGCTATGCGGGAACATTCGGATTGATGCAGGCTCGAGATTACGTTGCAAGCCATTCTGGTAAGAGGGTTTTAGTTATCGCATCGGATATTGCAAGATACGGATTAAATACACCTGGTGAAGTGACCCAAGGTGGTGGAGCTGTTGCCATGATTGTTTCAGAAAGCCCACACATTGCAACAATTAATTCTGATTCGGTTTATATGAGCCGAGATGTCGCAGATTTTTGGCGTCCTATCGATAGAACGGAAGCCATAGTAGACGGACATTTATCAACAGATATTTATAAAGAAATGTTTTTGACACTATGGCAACGATATAAGGACCAGTCCGGGCGGACAATCGCTGATTTTGCAGGTTTTACTTTTCATCTACCGTATACAAAAATGGGTAAAAAAGCTTTTGATCAAATTATAGATGAGGCTGATGAGAGAACGCAAGGACGGTTATTAAAAAATCTAAAGGCAAGTCAAAAGTTTAGTCGAGAAGTAGGGAATTTGTACACTGGCTCTGTGTATTTAAGCTTGTTATCATTATTGAGTTACGCACAAGATTTGGTTGCAGGAGAGCAGTTGGCCATATTTAGTTATGGTTCAGGTGCTGAAGCCGAGCTGTACTCTATAACATTGCAAGAAAACTTCTTTAAGTATGTACCAGCAAATGAAACAAAAAATGAATTAGCTGATCGAAAAAAAGTATCTGTAGATCAGTATGAACAAATATTTAATTCACAGCTTCTTGATTCACATGAGAACGTTTCATCTGATCATCCTGACGCAGATCATTTTCAGTTTTTAGGTTGGCAGAATGGTGAAAGACAATATAAATAA